One Ricinus communis isolate WT05 ecotype wild-type chromosome 1, ASM1957865v1, whole genome shotgun sequence DNA window includes the following coding sequences:
- the LOC8287204 gene encoding sister-chromatid cohesion protein 3 isoform X1, which translates to MDDAPQDPETSSGRAKRSRIRTQNQERVSDASDDGPNQAEREASPDDFEDVRPKAKRNRPSELQKSDQSLIEVIKGNGKNIPQAVKLWVEEYEKNQKPAMVELLTMLFEACGAKFCIKEELLDETDVDDVVVALVNLARKGEVEDYQSSKRKDVKNFKDNLVSFWDNLVVECQNGPLFDKVLFDKCMDYIIALSCTPPRVYRQIASTIGLQLVTSFITVAKTLGAQRETTQRQLNAEKKKRTDGPRVESLNKRLSMTHEKIVVLEDMMRKIFTGLFVHRYRDIDPNIRMSCIESLGVWILSYPSLFLQDLYLKYLGWTLNDKSAGVRKASILALQSLYDVDDNVPTLGLFTERFSNRMIELADDIDVSVAVCAIGLVKQLLRHQLLPDDDLGPLYDLLIDDPADIRRAIGELVYDHLIAQKLNSSQSGSRGNENGSEVHLSRMLQILREFSTEPILSTYVVDDVWEYMKAMKDWKCIISMLLDENPLVELTDDDATNLVRLLFASVRKAVGERIVPASDNRKQYYNKAQKEVFENNRKDITIAMMKNYPLLLRKFMADKAKIPSLVEIIVHMNLELYSLKRQEQNFKNVLQLMKESFFKHGEKEALRSCVKAILFCSTESQGELKDFAGNKLKNLEDELIAKLKSAMKEAVGGDEYSLLVNLKRLYELQLSKAVPIESIFEDIVKVIHSFRNVDDDVVSFLLLNMYLHVAWSLQSIVNSETISEAQLSSLLSKRNILFEELEYFLGTPSEEAKVNKYSNHLACRVCIILAEAWCLFRHTNFSSTKLESLGCCPDTSVVQKFWELCEQQLNISDETDDEDTNKEYIEETNRDAVMIAAAKLIASDTVSKESLAPGIISHFVMHGTSVAEIVKHLLTIIKKKDDDISNIFLEALKRAHQWHLEELSKSDDGSVLRKSFQDCKDLAARLSGTFMGAARNKHRADILKIIKEGIEYAFKDAPKQLSFLESAMLHFVSKLPTPDVLEISLKDVQSRTENVNTDEDPSGWRPYFTFVDNLREKYAKNEGLPDEKEGTNVRRRGRPRKRQNIEGKRLFDEHSSGEEEDSISGSDQEDAQEEEEEKQDEEEEDEAPLIHSFRSSGKLRSLKVFKG; encoded by the exons ATGGACGACGCACCTCAGGATCCAGAAACTTCCAGTGGCCGCGCC aAGAGAAGCAGGATTCGCACTCAGAACCAAGAGAGAGTGAGCGATGCAAGTGACGACGGACCGAACCAGGCAGAGCGAGAGGCTTCGCCGGACGATTTCGAAGATGTCCGTCCTAAAGCTAAACGTAACCGACCTTCAGAGTTGCAGAAGTCCGATCAAAGCTTAATTG aGGTTATCAAAGGTAATGGGAAAAATATTCCTCAGGCCGTGAAGCTTTGGGTTGAGGAATATGAAAAGAATCAAAAACCTGCAATGGTTGAATTGTTGACTATGTTGTTTGAG GCATGTGGGGCTAAATTTTGTATAAAAGAAGAGTTGCTTGACGAGACTGATGTGGATGATGTTGTGGTTGCTCTTGTCAATCTTGCTAGAAAG GGGGAAGTTGAAGATTATCAAAGTTCGAAGAGGAAGGATGTCAAGAATTTCAAAGATAACCTTGTCTCGTTTTGGGATAATCTGGTGGTTGAATGCCAGAATGGTCCATTGTTTGATAAGGTTTTATTTGACAAATGCATGGATTACATAATAGCTTTGTCATG CACTCCTCCAAGAGTTTACCGCCAAATTGCTTCTACAATTGGCCTTCAACTTGTAACGTCATTCATAACAGTTGCTAAAACTCTTGGAGCACAGCGAGAGACTACTCAGAGACAGTTAAATGCTGAAAAGAAGAAGCGAACTGATGGACCTCGTGTGGAGTCACTAAACAAAAGGTTATCTATGACTCATGAGAAGATAGTTGTGCTAGAGGACATGATGCGCAAAATATTTACAGG GTTATTTGTGCATCGGTACAGAGATATTGATCCTAACATTCGAATGTCATGCATAGAGTCACTTGGCGTATGGATTTTGTCATATCCATCACTTTTCCTGCAGGATTTATACTTAAAGTACCTTGGCTGGACATTAAATGATAAA AGTGCTGGTGTAAGGAAAGCATCTATTCTTGCATTGCAAAGCCTTTATGATGTGGATGATAATGTGCCTACTCTTGGTCTATTTACCGAAAGATTTTCCAACCGCATGATTGAGCTTGCTGATGATATCGATGTCTCTGTTGCTGTATGCGCCATTGGACTCGTAAAACAATTACTGAG GCATCAGCTTCTCCCTGATGATGACTTGGGTCCGTTATACGATTTACTCATTGATGATCCAGCAGACATCAGACGTGCCATAGGAGAATTGGTGTATGATCACTTGATTGCTCAAAAGCTTAATAGTTCTCAATCTGGCTCAAGAG GAAATGAAAATGGCTCTGAGGTTCATCTCAGCAGAATGTTGCAAATCTTAAGGGAGTTTTCAACAGAACCGATCCTCAGTACCTAtgttgttgatgatgtttGGGAATACATGAAAGCTATGAAG GATTGGAAGTGCATTATTTCCATGCTCTTGGATGAGAATCCTTTGGTTGAGCTTACTGATGATGACGCAACAAATTTGGTTAGACTTCTTTTTGCATCTGTCAGGAAGGCTGTAGGGGAGAGGATAGTTCCAGCTTCTGATAATCGAAAGCAATATTACAATAAAGCTCAGAAA GAAGTATTTGAAAACAATAGAAAAGACATAACAATTGCAATGATGAAGAACTATCCACTCCTCCTACGCAAATTCATGGCTGACAAAGCAAAAATACCATCATTGGTTGAGATTATTGTGCACATGAACCTAGAGCTTTATTCTCTGAAGAGACAAGAGCAG AATTTCAAAAATGTTCTTCAGCTGATGAAAGAATCATTTTTTAAACATGGGGAGAAGGAGGCACTGAGATCTTGTGTGAAGGCCATTTTGTTTTGTTCTACAGAGAGTCAAGGAGAGTTGAAAGATTTTGCtggtaataaattaaagaatctTGAAGATGAGCTAATTGCTAAGCTTAAATCTGCAATGAAAGAAGCAGTG GGTGGTGATGAATATTCTCTTCTTGTCAATTTGAAAAGGTTATACGAGCTTCAACTGTCAAAAGCTGTACCCATAGAGAGTATCTTTGAAGATATAGTCAAGGTTATCCACAGTTTCAGAAATGTGGATGATGAC GTTGTCAGTTTTCTGCTTCTCAATATGTATCTGCATGTAGCATGGTCGCTGCAGTCTATTGTGAATAGTGAAACTATCTCTGAGGCACAGTTATCCTCCCTGCTTTCTAAACGCAATATCTTGTTTGAGGAACTTGAGTACTTTCTTGGGACACCTTCAGAAGAAGCAAAAGTTAACAAGTACTCGAATCACCTAGCTTGCAGG GTTTGTATTATACTTGCAGAGGCCTGGTGTTTGTTTAGACACACAAATTTTTCTTCAACAAAGCTGGAAAGCTTAGGATGTTGTCCAGACACATCTGTTGTTCAAAAATTCTGGGAACTTTGTGAACAGCAGCTCAACATTTCAG ATGAGACAGATGATGAAGACACAAACAAAGAGTACATTGAGGAGACAAATAGAGATGCAGTTATGATAGCTGCAGCAAAGTTGATTGCTAGTGATACAGTTTCCAAG GAATCTCTTGCCCCTGGGATCATTTCTCACTTTGTGATGCATGGAACAAGTGTTGCAGAGATAGTCAAGCATCTACTCactattataaagaaaaaagatgatgatatttccaatatttttctagaagcattgaaAAGG GCCCATCAATGGCATTTGGAGGAACTTTCTAAAAGTGATGATGGATCAGTTTTACGAAAATCTTTTCAAGACTGCAAGGACCTGGCAGCTCGACTTTCTGGCACATTCATGGGTGCTGCTCGGAACAAGCATAGAGCAGAcatcttaaaaattatcaagGAGGGCATTGAATATGCTTTCAAAGACGCTCCAAAACAGCTATCTTTTCTGGAAAGTGCCATGCTGCATTTTGTGTCCAAACTTCCAACACCTGATGTCTTGGAAAT TAGTCTAAAAGATGTTCAAAGTAGAACAGAGAATGTAAACACTGATGAAGATCCCAGTGGTTGGCGTCCTTACTTCACATTTGTTGACAACTTACGAGAGAAGTATGCAAAGAATGAAGGGTTGCCAG ATGAGAAAGAGGGGACTAATGTAAGACGCAGGGGTCGTCCAAGGAAGCGGCAAAACATAGAAGGAAAGAGGCTCTTTGATGAGCACAGTTCAGGTGAAGAGGAAGATTCAATTAGTGGATCAGATCAAGAAGATGCgcaggaagaagaagaagagaagcaAGACGAGGAGGAAGAAGATGAGGCTCCTTTGATACATTCGTTTAGGTCATCGGGTAAGTTAAGGTCATTAAAGGTTTTCAAGGGATGA
- the LOC8287203 gene encoding NPL4-like protein 1, with the protein MMIRIRSRDGLERVSVENPNITVSQLKTLIQNQLNIPIQNQTLSTNQNLLLAKSPSDVLKFTDMSNPNTPLSSLNITHGSILFLTYDGERTIAGPAVNPAGSFGRKMTMDDLIAKQMRITRQENPHCESVSFDRDCANAFQQYVNETLVFAVKRGGFMYGTVSDDGKVEVHYIYEPPQQGTEENLMLLRDPEEEKLVDAIAVGLGMRRVGFIFTQTITQDKKDYTLSNREVLQAAELHAESELKEWVTAIVKLEVNEDGGADVHFEAFQMSDMCIRLFKEDWFEKEIAEDSDPKLSKMKKDVVVGGKDVREVDNDFFLVVVKILDHLGPLSSSFPIENRINQVTKRALKSHLDRLKNLSFVKRISDFHLLLFLGRFLDVSDVPALAECVLTQTAVPEGYQLIIESVANS; encoded by the exons ATGATGATCAGAATTCGCAGCAGGGACGGCCTAGAGCGCGTCTCAGTCGAAAACCCAAACATTACAGTTTCCCAACTCAAAACTCtaattcagaaccaactcaaTATCCCAATCCAAAACCAAACACTTTCCACCAATCAAAACCTCCTCTTAGCCAAATCACCCTCCGATGTTCTTAAATTCACTGACATGTCAAACCCTAACACTCCTCTCTCTTCTCTCAACATCACTCACGGCTCCATTCTTTTCTTAACCTACGACGGCGAGAGAACCATCGCCGGACCCGCAGTTAATCCAGCTGGATCGTTCGGTCGAAAGATGACCATGGATGACCTAATTGCTAAACAGATGAGAATTACGCGGCAAGAAAATCCACATTGTGAATCGGTGTCGTTCGATCGAGATTGTGCTAATGCTTTTCAACAGTATGTTAATGAAACACTTGTTTTTGCTGTTAAAAGAGGTGGCTTTATGTATGGAACAGTATCCGATGATGGTAAAGTTGAGGTTCATTATATTTACGAGCCCCCGCAGCAAGGAACAGAGGAGAATTTAATGCTTTTGAGGGATCCAGAAGAGGAGAAATTAGTGGATGCGATTGCAGTAGGGTTAGGGATGAGAAGGGTAGGGTTTATATTTACTCAGACCATTACACAGGATAAAAAAGATTACACCTTGTCGAACCGGGAGGTTTTGCAGGCCGCCGAACTTCATGCTGAGAGTGAATTGAAGGAGTGGGTTACCGCCATTGTCAAGCTCGAAGTGAACGAGGATGGTGGCGCTGATGTGCATTTTGAGGCTTTTCAAATGAGTGATATGTGTATTAGATTGTTTAAGGAGGATTGGTTTGAGAAAGAGATCGCTGAGGATTCGGATCCTAAGTTGTCTAAAATGAAGAAGGATGTTGTTGTTGGCGGAAAAGATGTTAGGGAGGTTGATAATGATTTTTTCTTGGTTGTGGTTAAGATTTTGGATCACTTG GGTCCTCTTTCATCATCCTTCCCCATAGAGAACAGAATCAATCAAGTGACAAAGAGGGCACTGAAGAGTCATCTGGACCGATTGAAAAATCTATCATTCGTGAAAAGAATTTCTGATTTTCATCTGCTGCTCTTTCTGGGAAGGTTTTTAGATGTCTCTGATGTTCCTGCGTTGGCAGAGTGCGTTCTAACCCAGACAGCAGTACCGGAAGGGTACCAGCTGATCATTGAATCAGTGGCCAATTCATGA
- the LOC107261388 gene encoding peroxidase 27-like yields MKTVFLICLLVLCVIGVCQGGGLRKKFYRKSCPQAEDIVRKVTERHVLSNPNLPAKLLRMHFHDCFVRGCDGSILIESTTNNTAEKDSIPNLTLTGFDVIEDIKSELEKVCPGLVSCADILALAARDSVSYQFKKPLWEVLTGRRDGSVSLASEVFAHIPSPFANFSALKQNFKSKGLTVHDLVVLSGGHTIGVGHCNLFSNRLYNFTGKGDQDPSLSATYAEFLKAKCRSLADTTTTVEMDPDSSFTFDNDYFVILKQHKGLFQSDAALLTNKIASKIAGELLNSKAFFTEFAQSMKRMGAIEVLTGSKGEIRKKCSVVNS; encoded by the exons ATGAAGACTGTTTTTCTCATTTGCTTGTTAGTTTTGTGTGTTATTGGTGTTTGTCAAGGAGGTGGTCTGAGGAAGAAATTCTATAGAAAATCCTGTCCTCAAGCAGAAGATATTGTTAGGAAGGTTACTGAGAGACATGTCTTAAGCAATCCCAATTTACCTGCTAAGTTGTTGAGAATGCATTTTCATGACTGCTTTGTCAGG GGATGCGATGGttcaattttaatagaatCAACAACAAACAACACTGCAGAGAAAGATTCAATTCCAAACCTAACTTTGACAGGATTTGATGTTATTGAAGACATAAAATCAGAGCTAGAGAAAGTATGTCCAGGACTTGTATCTTGTGCTGATATATTGGCCTTGGCTGCCAGGGATTCGGTTTCCTACCAG TTCAAAAAACCACTATGGGAAGTGCTTACTGGTAGAAGAGATGGCAGTGTTTCACTAGCTTCTGAAGTCTTTGCTCATATACCTTCGCCCTTTGCCAATTTCTCTGCTCTTaagcaaaattttaaaagcaagggtctTACAGTCCATGATCTAGTTGTACTGTCAG GTGGACACACCATTGGAGTAGGACACTGCAATCTCTTCAGCAATAGGCTTTACAATTTCACAGGAAAAGGCGATCAAGACCCTTCCCTTAGCGCAACCTATGCGGAGTTCCTGAAGGCCAAATGTCGAAGTCTTGCCGACACGACAACCACAGTAGAGATGGATCCTGATAGCTCTTTCACATTTGATAACGATTACTTTGTTATTCTTAAGCAGCATAAGGGTCTTTTCCAATCTGATGCAGCCCTTCTAACGAACAAGATTGCCAGTAAAATTGCTGGAGAGTTGCTTAATTCTAAAGCTTTCTTTACAGAGTTTGCTCAGTCAATGAAGAGGATGGGAGCCATTGAAGTTCTTACTGGCTCTAAAGGAGAGATCAGGAAAAAGTGCAGTGTTGTTAATTCTTGA
- the LOC8287204 gene encoding sister-chromatid cohesion protein 3 isoform X2 has protein sequence MDDAPQDPETSSGRAKRSRIRTQNQERVSDASDDGPNQAEREASPDDFEDVRPKAKRNRPSELQKSDQSLIEVIKGNGKNIPQAVKLWVEEYEKNQKPAMVELLTMLFEACGAKFCIKEELLDETDVDDVVVALVNLARKGEVEDYQSSKRKDVKNFKDNLVSFWDNLVVECQNGPLFDKVLFDKCMDYIIALSCTPPRVYRQIASTIGLQLVTSFITVAKTLGAQRETTQRQLNAEKKKRTDGPRVESLNKRLSMTHEKIVVLEDMMRKIFTGLFVHRYRDIDPNIRMSCIESLGVWILSYPSLFLQDLYLKYLGWTLNDKSAGVRKASILALQSLYDVDDNVPTLGLFTERFSNRMIELADDIDVSVAVCAIGLVKQLLRHQLLPDDDLGPLYDLLIDDPADIRRAIGELVYDHLIAQKLNSSQSGSRGNENGSEVHLSRMLQILREFSTEPILSTYVVDDVWEYMKAMKDWKCIISMLLDENPLVELTDDDATNLVRLLFASVRKAVGERIVPASDNRKQYYNKAQKEVFENNRKDITIAMMKNYPLLLRKFMADKAKIPSLVEIIVHMNLELYSLKRQEQNFKNVLQLMKESFFKHGEKEALRSCVKAILFCSTESQGELKDFAGNKLKNLEDELIAKLKSAMKEAVGGDEYSLLVNLKRLYELQLSKAVPIESIFEDIVKVIHSFRNVDDDVVSFLLLNMYLHVAWSLQSIVNSETISEAQLSSLLSKRNILFEELEYFLGTPSEEAKVNKYSNHLACRVCIILAEAWCLFRHTNFSSTKLESLGCCPDTSVVQKFWELCEQQLNISDETDDEDTNKEYIEETNRDAVMIAAAKLIASDTVSKESLAPGIISHFVMHGTSVAEIVKHLLTIIKKKDDDISNIFLEALKRAHQWHLEELSKSDDGSVLRKSFQDCKDLAARLSGTFMGAARNKHRADILKIIKEGIEYAFKDAPKQLSFLESAMLHFVSKLPTPDVLEILKDVQSRTENVNTDEDPSGWRPYFTFVDNLREKYAKNEGLPDEKEGTNVRRRGRPRKRQNIEGKRLFDEHSSGEEEDSISGSDQEDAQEEEEEKQDEEEEDEAPLIHSFRSSGKLRSLKVFKG, from the exons ATGGACGACGCACCTCAGGATCCAGAAACTTCCAGTGGCCGCGCC aAGAGAAGCAGGATTCGCACTCAGAACCAAGAGAGAGTGAGCGATGCAAGTGACGACGGACCGAACCAGGCAGAGCGAGAGGCTTCGCCGGACGATTTCGAAGATGTCCGTCCTAAAGCTAAACGTAACCGACCTTCAGAGTTGCAGAAGTCCGATCAAAGCTTAATTG aGGTTATCAAAGGTAATGGGAAAAATATTCCTCAGGCCGTGAAGCTTTGGGTTGAGGAATATGAAAAGAATCAAAAACCTGCAATGGTTGAATTGTTGACTATGTTGTTTGAG GCATGTGGGGCTAAATTTTGTATAAAAGAAGAGTTGCTTGACGAGACTGATGTGGATGATGTTGTGGTTGCTCTTGTCAATCTTGCTAGAAAG GGGGAAGTTGAAGATTATCAAAGTTCGAAGAGGAAGGATGTCAAGAATTTCAAAGATAACCTTGTCTCGTTTTGGGATAATCTGGTGGTTGAATGCCAGAATGGTCCATTGTTTGATAAGGTTTTATTTGACAAATGCATGGATTACATAATAGCTTTGTCATG CACTCCTCCAAGAGTTTACCGCCAAATTGCTTCTACAATTGGCCTTCAACTTGTAACGTCATTCATAACAGTTGCTAAAACTCTTGGAGCACAGCGAGAGACTACTCAGAGACAGTTAAATGCTGAAAAGAAGAAGCGAACTGATGGACCTCGTGTGGAGTCACTAAACAAAAGGTTATCTATGACTCATGAGAAGATAGTTGTGCTAGAGGACATGATGCGCAAAATATTTACAGG GTTATTTGTGCATCGGTACAGAGATATTGATCCTAACATTCGAATGTCATGCATAGAGTCACTTGGCGTATGGATTTTGTCATATCCATCACTTTTCCTGCAGGATTTATACTTAAAGTACCTTGGCTGGACATTAAATGATAAA AGTGCTGGTGTAAGGAAAGCATCTATTCTTGCATTGCAAAGCCTTTATGATGTGGATGATAATGTGCCTACTCTTGGTCTATTTACCGAAAGATTTTCCAACCGCATGATTGAGCTTGCTGATGATATCGATGTCTCTGTTGCTGTATGCGCCATTGGACTCGTAAAACAATTACTGAG GCATCAGCTTCTCCCTGATGATGACTTGGGTCCGTTATACGATTTACTCATTGATGATCCAGCAGACATCAGACGTGCCATAGGAGAATTGGTGTATGATCACTTGATTGCTCAAAAGCTTAATAGTTCTCAATCTGGCTCAAGAG GAAATGAAAATGGCTCTGAGGTTCATCTCAGCAGAATGTTGCAAATCTTAAGGGAGTTTTCAACAGAACCGATCCTCAGTACCTAtgttgttgatgatgtttGGGAATACATGAAAGCTATGAAG GATTGGAAGTGCATTATTTCCATGCTCTTGGATGAGAATCCTTTGGTTGAGCTTACTGATGATGACGCAACAAATTTGGTTAGACTTCTTTTTGCATCTGTCAGGAAGGCTGTAGGGGAGAGGATAGTTCCAGCTTCTGATAATCGAAAGCAATATTACAATAAAGCTCAGAAA GAAGTATTTGAAAACAATAGAAAAGACATAACAATTGCAATGATGAAGAACTATCCACTCCTCCTACGCAAATTCATGGCTGACAAAGCAAAAATACCATCATTGGTTGAGATTATTGTGCACATGAACCTAGAGCTTTATTCTCTGAAGAGACAAGAGCAG AATTTCAAAAATGTTCTTCAGCTGATGAAAGAATCATTTTTTAAACATGGGGAGAAGGAGGCACTGAGATCTTGTGTGAAGGCCATTTTGTTTTGTTCTACAGAGAGTCAAGGAGAGTTGAAAGATTTTGCtggtaataaattaaagaatctTGAAGATGAGCTAATTGCTAAGCTTAAATCTGCAATGAAAGAAGCAGTG GGTGGTGATGAATATTCTCTTCTTGTCAATTTGAAAAGGTTATACGAGCTTCAACTGTCAAAAGCTGTACCCATAGAGAGTATCTTTGAAGATATAGTCAAGGTTATCCACAGTTTCAGAAATGTGGATGATGAC GTTGTCAGTTTTCTGCTTCTCAATATGTATCTGCATGTAGCATGGTCGCTGCAGTCTATTGTGAATAGTGAAACTATCTCTGAGGCACAGTTATCCTCCCTGCTTTCTAAACGCAATATCTTGTTTGAGGAACTTGAGTACTTTCTTGGGACACCTTCAGAAGAAGCAAAAGTTAACAAGTACTCGAATCACCTAGCTTGCAGG GTTTGTATTATACTTGCAGAGGCCTGGTGTTTGTTTAGACACACAAATTTTTCTTCAACAAAGCTGGAAAGCTTAGGATGTTGTCCAGACACATCTGTTGTTCAAAAATTCTGGGAACTTTGTGAACAGCAGCTCAACATTTCAG ATGAGACAGATGATGAAGACACAAACAAAGAGTACATTGAGGAGACAAATAGAGATGCAGTTATGATAGCTGCAGCAAAGTTGATTGCTAGTGATACAGTTTCCAAG GAATCTCTTGCCCCTGGGATCATTTCTCACTTTGTGATGCATGGAACAAGTGTTGCAGAGATAGTCAAGCATCTACTCactattataaagaaaaaagatgatgatatttccaatatttttctagaagcattgaaAAGG GCCCATCAATGGCATTTGGAGGAACTTTCTAAAAGTGATGATGGATCAGTTTTACGAAAATCTTTTCAAGACTGCAAGGACCTGGCAGCTCGACTTTCTGGCACATTCATGGGTGCTGCTCGGAACAAGCATAGAGCAGAcatcttaaaaattatcaagGAGGGCATTGAATATGCTTTCAAAGACGCTCCAAAACAGCTATCTTTTCTGGAAAGTGCCATGCTGCATTTTGTGTCCAAACTTCCAACACCTGATGTCTTGGAAAT TCTAAAAGATGTTCAAAGTAGAACAGAGAATGTAAACACTGATGAAGATCCCAGTGGTTGGCGTCCTTACTTCACATTTGTTGACAACTTACGAGAGAAGTATGCAAAGAATGAAGGGTTGCCAG ATGAGAAAGAGGGGACTAATGTAAGACGCAGGGGTCGTCCAAGGAAGCGGCAAAACATAGAAGGAAAGAGGCTCTTTGATGAGCACAGTTCAGGTGAAGAGGAAGATTCAATTAGTGGATCAGATCAAGAAGATGCgcaggaagaagaagaagagaagcaAGACGAGGAGGAAGAAGATGAGGCTCCTTTGATACATTCGTTTAGGTCATCGGGTAAGTTAAGGTCATTAAAGGTTTTCAAGGGATGA